The following coding sequences are from one Pocillopora verrucosa isolate sample1 chromosome 5, ASM3666991v2, whole genome shotgun sequence window:
- the LOC131780629 gene encoding uncharacterized protein isoform X2 translates to MLNLFCGRKTRKDILLIISAILVTLATGHTILEEYNCGQEDIEYNVTLRGGQFAGIFKDRGPVKNMQECMHLCCNTKKCDVAMMHGSKCFNVHCVNDTTCETIPADDEDIDMQVAHMTTKGTRQLTEAPVSDNLKSYDPEAKCPHNEIMYNVKLMGGLKAGKFTDIGKVKSIKTCIRYCCESKVQPCDLAFMLSDRCYLVKCYSEERCQAIPAAAIDHSFKQKMAFVAPWLYQKGKKVVKIPSGQSPHHLQCVQSRRYTKSRLLDGPNAGLFTDVGRVANPQICTRLCCEDPSCDLAYMFGRTCFLVKCYSERSCRTIPDEDAWRNDTNLDRSTQYIVTRKFGVKLRDDGTPVIRTETNREEECRLDGEIRNKTILQAGMVSGKLTHHKGVTDINSCIKRCCEQDQCHVAMMMADKCYTVFCTNKQYCQPKPAPVETHHTNPTVAYVKRGEISFAPKPKSVMPQIERFHPNVVQDVEEEYLEADENNVKGSIDVDASLRSSLPSIPSKEAEAEVSGSGGIEEVEEYQSGSGDSESNDDSGDQSGSGENVEQDEESGDESSGESGAEDNEAEGSGNEDSGAEDSGAEDSGAEDSGASGEEEDSGVSGDSGDSGDSGDSGDSGDSGDEESGDEDEDREDELQGLAQLRNILSLKGVL, encoded by the exons ATGTTAAATCTTTTCTGTGGTCGAAAAACTAGAAAAGATATATTGTTAATAATCTCGGCCATCTTGGTAACTCTTGCAACAG GACACACGATACTTGAAGAATACAACTGTGGACAAGAAGACATTGAGTACAATGTTACTCTTAGAGGCGGTCAGTTTGCCGGGATTTTCAAGGACCGTGGACCGGTAAAGAATATGCAGGAATGTATGCATTTGTGCTGCAATACAAAGAAATGTGACGTGGCCATGATGCACggatcaaaatgtttcaatgtGCATTGTGTGAATGACACAACTTGTGAGACGATTCCAGCGGATGATGAAGATATTGACATGCAAGTTGCACACATGACTACTAAAGGAACAAGACAACTGA CCGAAGCACCGGTAAGCGACAATCTTAAGAGTTATGACCCTGAAGCGAAATGTCCGCACAACGAGATCATGTACAACGTAAAGCTAATGGGTGGATTGAAAGCTGGAAAATTCACAGACATTGGAAAAGTTAAGAGTATAAAGACTTGTATCAG ATATTGCTGCGAGTCTAAGGTGCAGCCATGCGACCTGGCCTTTATGTTAAGTGACCGCTGTTATTTGGTGAAATGCTACTCAGAGGAGAGATGTCAGGCAATTCCTGCTGCCGCTATAGATCATTCATTCAAGCAGAAAATGGCTTTCGTAGCGCCATGGTTGTATCAAAAAGGCAAGAAAGTTG TGAAAATTCCATCTGGCCAGTCTCCACATCACTTACAATGCGTTCAAAGCAGACGCTACACGAAGTCCCGACTCCTCGATGGCCCAAACGCAGGGCTCTTCACCGACGTGGGGCGCGTTGCAAACCCCCAAATATGCACCCGCTTGTGCTGCGAGGATCCTTCCTGTGACTTGGCCTATATGTTTGGTCGTAcatgtttccttgtaaagtGCTACAGCGAGAGAAGCTGTCGCACGATTCCCGACGAAGACGCTTGGCGCAATGATACTAATTTGGACAGATCCACGCAATACATCGTTACACGAAAGTTTGGTGTAAAATTAAGAGACG ACGGAACTCCCGTTATACGAACCGAAACAAACCGAGAAGAAGAGTGTCGCCTGGATGGCGAGATAAGGAACAAGACAATTCTCCAGGCCGGCATGGTATCTGGAAAATTGACGCATCACAAAGGTGTCACAGACATTAACTCGTGCATAAAGCGATGCTGTGAACAGGACCAATGCCATGTGGCTATGATGATGGCGGATAAGTGCTACACGGTCTTTTGTACTAATAAGCAGTACTGCCAGCCTAAACCAGCTCCGGTAGAGACGCACCACACCAACCCCACAGTGGCTTATGTCAAGAGAGGAGAAATAAGCTTTG CACCTAAACCAAAGTCGGTGATGCCGCAAATTGAAAGATTCCACCCTAACGTAGTGCAAGATGTCGAAGAAGAATATCTTGAAGCTGATGAAAATAACGTCAAAGGCAGTATCGACGTGGATGCCAGCCTACGCAGCAGTTTGCCGAGTATCCCAAGTAAAGAGGCTGAAGCAGAGGTCTCTGGGAGTGGAGGCATTGAGGAAGTCGAAGAGTATCAAAGTGGTAGTGGGGACAGTGAGAGTAATGATGATAGTGGTGACCAAAGCGGGTCGGGAGAAAATGTAGAGCAGGATGAGGAAAGTGGAGACGAGTCCAGCGGTGAGAGCGGAGCTGAAGACAATGAAGCCGAAGGTAGTGGGAATGAGGATAGCGGAGCTGAAGATAGCGGAGCTGAGGATAGCGGAGCTGAGGATAGTGGAGCGAGCGGAGAGGAAGAAGACAGTGGGGTCAGCGGAGACAGCGGAGACAGCGGAGACAGCGGAGACAGTGGAGACAGCGGGGATAGCGGGGATGAAGAAAGCGGCGATGAAGATGAGGATAGAGAAGATGAACTTCAAGGACTGGCCCAACTCAGGAACATTCTGAGCCTCAAAGGCGTTCTTTAA
- the LOC131780629 gene encoding uncharacterized protein isoform X1: MLNLFCGRKTRKDILLIISAILVTLATAALGHTILEEYNCGQEDIEYNVTLRGGQFAGIFKDRGPVKNMQECMHLCCNTKKCDVAMMHGSKCFNVHCVNDTTCETIPADDEDIDMQVAHMTTKGTRQLTEAPVSDNLKSYDPEAKCPHNEIMYNVKLMGGLKAGKFTDIGKVKSIKTCIRYCCESKVQPCDLAFMLSDRCYLVKCYSEERCQAIPAAAIDHSFKQKMAFVAPWLYQKGKKVVKIPSGQSPHHLQCVQSRRYTKSRLLDGPNAGLFTDVGRVANPQICTRLCCEDPSCDLAYMFGRTCFLVKCYSERSCRTIPDEDAWRNDTNLDRSTQYIVTRKFGVKLRDDGTPVIRTETNREEECRLDGEIRNKTILQAGMVSGKLTHHKGVTDINSCIKRCCEQDQCHVAMMMADKCYTVFCTNKQYCQPKPAPVETHHTNPTVAYVKRGEISFAPKPKSVMPQIERFHPNVVQDVEEEYLEADENNVKGSIDVDASLRSSLPSIPSKEAEAEVSGSGGIEEVEEYQSGSGDSESNDDSGDQSGSGENVEQDEESGDESSGESGAEDNEAEGSGNEDSGAEDSGAEDSGAEDSGASGEEEDSGVSGDSGDSGDSGDSGDSGDSGDEESGDEDEDREDELQGLAQLRNILSLKGVL; the protein is encoded by the exons ATGTTAAATCTTTTCTGTGGTCGAAAAACTAGAAAAGATATATTGTTAATAATCTCGGCCATCTTGGTAACTCTTGCAACAG CCGCATTAGGACACACGATACTTGAAGAATACAACTGTGGACAAGAAGACATTGAGTACAATGTTACTCTTAGAGGCGGTCAGTTTGCCGGGATTTTCAAGGACCGTGGACCGGTAAAGAATATGCAGGAATGTATGCATTTGTGCTGCAATACAAAGAAATGTGACGTGGCCATGATGCACggatcaaaatgtttcaatgtGCATTGTGTGAATGACACAACTTGTGAGACGATTCCAGCGGATGATGAAGATATTGACATGCAAGTTGCACACATGACTACTAAAGGAACAAGACAACTGA CCGAAGCACCGGTAAGCGACAATCTTAAGAGTTATGACCCTGAAGCGAAATGTCCGCACAACGAGATCATGTACAACGTAAAGCTAATGGGTGGATTGAAAGCTGGAAAATTCACAGACATTGGAAAAGTTAAGAGTATAAAGACTTGTATCAG ATATTGCTGCGAGTCTAAGGTGCAGCCATGCGACCTGGCCTTTATGTTAAGTGACCGCTGTTATTTGGTGAAATGCTACTCAGAGGAGAGATGTCAGGCAATTCCTGCTGCCGCTATAGATCATTCATTCAAGCAGAAAATGGCTTTCGTAGCGCCATGGTTGTATCAAAAAGGCAAGAAAGTTG TGAAAATTCCATCTGGCCAGTCTCCACATCACTTACAATGCGTTCAAAGCAGACGCTACACGAAGTCCCGACTCCTCGATGGCCCAAACGCAGGGCTCTTCACCGACGTGGGGCGCGTTGCAAACCCCCAAATATGCACCCGCTTGTGCTGCGAGGATCCTTCCTGTGACTTGGCCTATATGTTTGGTCGTAcatgtttccttgtaaagtGCTACAGCGAGAGAAGCTGTCGCACGATTCCCGACGAAGACGCTTGGCGCAATGATACTAATTTGGACAGATCCACGCAATACATCGTTACACGAAAGTTTGGTGTAAAATTAAGAGACG ACGGAACTCCCGTTATACGAACCGAAACAAACCGAGAAGAAGAGTGTCGCCTGGATGGCGAGATAAGGAACAAGACAATTCTCCAGGCCGGCATGGTATCTGGAAAATTGACGCATCACAAAGGTGTCACAGACATTAACTCGTGCATAAAGCGATGCTGTGAACAGGACCAATGCCATGTGGCTATGATGATGGCGGATAAGTGCTACACGGTCTTTTGTACTAATAAGCAGTACTGCCAGCCTAAACCAGCTCCGGTAGAGACGCACCACACCAACCCCACAGTGGCTTATGTCAAGAGAGGAGAAATAAGCTTTG CACCTAAACCAAAGTCGGTGATGCCGCAAATTGAAAGATTCCACCCTAACGTAGTGCAAGATGTCGAAGAAGAATATCTTGAAGCTGATGAAAATAACGTCAAAGGCAGTATCGACGTGGATGCCAGCCTACGCAGCAGTTTGCCGAGTATCCCAAGTAAAGAGGCTGAAGCAGAGGTCTCTGGGAGTGGAGGCATTGAGGAAGTCGAAGAGTATCAAAGTGGTAGTGGGGACAGTGAGAGTAATGATGATAGTGGTGACCAAAGCGGGTCGGGAGAAAATGTAGAGCAGGATGAGGAAAGTGGAGACGAGTCCAGCGGTGAGAGCGGAGCTGAAGACAATGAAGCCGAAGGTAGTGGGAATGAGGATAGCGGAGCTGAAGATAGCGGAGCTGAGGATAGCGGAGCTGAGGATAGTGGAGCGAGCGGAGAGGAAGAAGACAGTGGGGTCAGCGGAGACAGCGGAGACAGCGGAGACAGCGGAGACAGTGGAGACAGCGGGGATAGCGGGGATGAAGAAAGCGGCGATGAAGATGAGGATAGAGAAGATGAACTTCAAGGACTGGCCCAACTCAGGAACATTCTGAGCCTCAAAGGCGTTCTTTAA